A stretch of the Nitratireductor thuwali genome encodes the following:
- a CDS encoding tetratricopeptide repeat protein has protein sequence MRRFACSMLLLPALIWAPAASSQEAAVNAATGAPATGAVDQLFDELKRETNEVAARRIARRIEREWMEAGGDTAELLLQWAQKAAGEEKYHVALDLLDQAVVLYPDYVEGWNSRALVHLMMGDYDRAMSDLSRALSVEPRHFGAMSGLAGILRHTGHEDEALEVYRRMLDVYPMRRSAQRALLNIVDQRTGDRL, from the coding sequence ATGCGCCGTTTTGCTTGCTCCATGCTCCTTCTGCCGGCCCTGATATGGGCCCCGGCCGCGTCTTCCCAGGAAGCGGCGGTCAACGCCGCCACCGGAGCCCCCGCGACCGGGGCGGTCGACCAGCTGTTCGACGAGTTGAAGCGCGAGACCAACGAGGTGGCGGCGCGGCGCATCGCCCGGCGCATCGAGCGTGAATGGATGGAGGCGGGCGGCGATACCGCCGAACTGCTCCTGCAGTGGGCTCAAAAGGCCGCCGGCGAAGAAAAATACCACGTCGCGCTCGATCTCCTCGACCAGGCCGTGGTGCTTTATCCCGACTATGTCGAAGGCTGGAACAGCCGGGCCCTGGTCCATCTGATGATGGGCGACTACGACCGCGCGATGTCGGACCTGTCGCGGGCGCTTTCGGTGGAACCGCGCCATTTCGGCGCGATGAGCGGGCTGGCCGGCATTCTGCGGCACACCGGCCATGAGGACGAAGCGCTCGAGGTCTATCGCCGCATGCTCGACGTCTATCCGATGAGGAGGAGCGCGCAGCGCGCGCTCCTCAATATCGTCGATCAGCGGACGGGCGACCGGTTGTAG
- a CDS encoding esterase-like activity of phytase family protein: MRKYLVPGALAAALSATTAMPASADMAFNRIATFPVAANLPAGSDAATETSSEIVAASEDGKLLIYSDSPLGAVGFVDISDARSPKAGGILKIDGEPTSVVISGGKAIAGVNTSARFTEPSGNLMVIDLETRTAAASCALAGQPDSVAVGRDGKYLAVAIENERDEDFNDGVIPQMPAGNLQIFALDNGEPVCDTVKTVDLTGIAEIAGEDPEPEFVDFNEAGEIAVTLQENNHIAIVSAESGKIVSHFSAGSADIAGIDLSDDGALDFTEQAGGLRREPDAVKWLDDGRLVTANEGDYEGGSRGFTIFSKQGEVLFDSGAELEHRAATAGHYPDKRSDAKGAEPEGLEVKRFGDTQYIFVALERASLIAVYRDTGDAPEFVQVLPSGIGPEGLVAIPGRNLLVTANEADLVEDGGARSHVMVYALGEGRAAYPTIRSVMKDGAPIGWGALSGLAADPSQAGKLYAVSDSFYRSHPAIFVIDATSEPAEITDRIVVTRDGAPAQKLDLEGIVSDGEGGFWLASEGRSDRLTPHALYRVDGKGEIRQEVALPAELLAQEIRFGMEGVTLVGEGDDQMLVVAMQREWKDDPAGQVKLVAYKPVSGEWSAVRYPLDKGEAGWVGLSEITAHDGKLHIVERDNQIGAAARIKRLYSVALDGFAPAALGGELPLVEKTLERDLIEDMRQATNGFVVDKIEGFAIDAAGNAFFVTDNDGTDDSSGETIFVNLGQLKAMN; this comes from the coding sequence ATGAGAAAGTATCTGGTTCCGGGCGCGCTTGCCGCGGCGCTTTCCGCTACAACGGCCATGCCGGCATCGGCCGACATGGCTTTCAACCGCATCGCGACATTTCCGGTGGCCGCGAACCTGCCGGCCGGCAGCGACGCCGCCACCGAGACCTCGTCGGAGATCGTCGCGGCCAGCGAGGATGGAAAGCTGCTGATCTACTCCGACAGCCCGCTGGGCGCGGTCGGGTTCGTGGATATTTCCGATGCACGCTCTCCGAAGGCCGGCGGCATCCTCAAGATCGACGGCGAACCCACTTCCGTGGTGATTTCGGGTGGCAAGGCCATTGCCGGGGTCAACACATCGGCGAGATTCACCGAGCCTTCGGGCAATCTCATGGTCATCGACCTGGAAACCAGGACGGCGGCAGCCTCCTGCGCGCTTGCCGGACAGCCCGATTCCGTGGCCGTCGGCAGGGACGGGAAATATCTGGCCGTCGCCATCGAGAACGAGCGCGACGAGGATTTCAACGACGGCGTCATTCCGCAGATGCCGGCGGGAAACCTGCAGATCTTCGCGTTGGATAATGGCGAGCCCGTTTGCGATACGGTCAAGACGGTCGATCTGACCGGGATCGCAGAGATCGCCGGCGAGGATCCCGAACCCGAATTCGTCGACTTCAACGAGGCCGGCGAGATCGCCGTCACGCTGCAGGAAAACAACCATATCGCCATTGTCTCGGCCGAAAGCGGCAAGATCGTCAGCCACTTCTCCGCGGGCTCGGCAGACATTGCCGGCATCGACCTGTCCGACGACGGCGCGCTCGACTTCACTGAGCAGGCAGGCGGCCTGCGGCGCGAGCCCGACGCGGTGAAGTGGCTCGATGACGGCCGCCTCGTGACCGCCAATGAGGGCGACTACGAAGGCGGCTCGCGCGGCTTCACGATTTTCTCGAAACAGGGCGAGGTGCTGTTCGATTCGGGCGCGGAGCTTGAGCACCGGGCGGCGACGGCCGGCCACTATCCCGACAAGCGCTCCGACGCCAAGGGCGCGGAACCGGAAGGGCTTGAGGTCAAGCGCTTCGGCGACACGCAATATATCTTCGTGGCGCTGGAGCGCGCCTCGCTGATCGCTGTCTACCGCGATACCGGCGATGCGCCGGAATTCGTGCAGGTTCTGCCCTCGGGCATCGGTCCGGAAGGGCTGGTTGCCATCCCCGGCCGCAATCTGCTGGTGACGGCCAATGAGGCGGATCTGGTCGAAGACGGCGGCGCGCGGTCGCATGTGATGGTCTACGCGCTCGGCGAGGGCCGTGCCGCCTATCCGACGATCCGCTCGGTCATGAAGGACGGAGCGCCGATCGGCTGGGGTGCGCTTTCGGGCCTTGCCGCCGATCCTTCGCAGGCCGGCAAACTCTACGCCGTTTCGGATTCCTTCTACCGTTCGCACCCGGCGATTTTCGTCATCGATGCGACCAGCGAACCGGCCGAGATCACCGACCGCATCGTCGTTACGCGGGACGGCGCGCCGGCGCAGAAGCTCGATCTCGAAGGCATCGTGAGCGACGGTGAAGGCGGGTTCTGGCTGGCGTCCGAAGGCCGCAGCGACCGGCTCACGCCGCACGCGCTCTATCGCGTCGACGGCAAGGGCGAGATCCGGCAGGAAGTCGCCCTTCCCGCAGAACTCCTGGCGCAGGAGATCCGCTTCGGCATGGAAGGCGTCACGCTGGTCGGCGAGGGCGACGATCAGATGCTGGTCGTGGCGATGCAGCGCGAATGGAAGGACGATCCGGCCGGCCAGGTGAAGCTCGTGGCCTACAAGCCGGTGAGCGGCGAATGGTCCGCCGTGCGTTATCCGCTCGACAAGGGCGAGGCCGGCTGGGTGGGCCTGTCGGAGATCACCGCCCATGACGGCAAGCTCCATATCGTGGAGCGCGACAACCAGATCGGCGCCGCCGCCAGGATCAAGAGGCTCTACAGCGTCGCGCTGGACGGGTTCGCACCGGCGGCGCTGGGCGGCGAGCTGCCCTTGGTGGAAAAGACGCTGGAGCGCGACCTCATCGAGGATATGCGCCAGGCCACCAACGGCTTCGTGGTCGACAAGATCGAGGGCTTCGCCATCGACGCGGCGGGCAACGCCTTCTTCGTCACCGACAATGACGGCACCGACGATTCCTCTGGCGAGACGATCTTCGTCAATCTGGGGCAGCTGAAGGCGATGAATTGA
- a CDS encoding NAD(P)H-quinone oxidoreductase, whose amino-acid sequence MAPLGLPGMMTAIAITEHGGPMVLKPQMRPLPKPKEGEILIGVRAAGVNRPDVAQRMGTYPPPPGASDLPGLEVAGEVVATGDGVRRWHRGDHVTALTQGGGYAEYCAVHETNALPVPHGFTFTEAAALPETFFTVWHNVFQRGALKPGETLLVHGGSSGIGTAAIQLGVAFGSTVLATAGTEAKCAACTDLGAARAINYRDEDFVEIVKEMTDGRGADVILDMVGGDYIDRNYEAAAMDGRIVQIAFLAGVKATANFSKLMRKRLTHTGSTLRPRSTAFKGQIATELEAHVWPLLAARKVAPVMDMIFPLSEAWRAHERMEEGEHIGKIVLDVA is encoded by the coding sequence ATGGCGCCACTCGGTCTCCCAGGAATGATGACGGCGATTGCCATCACCGAGCATGGCGGGCCGATGGTTCTGAAGCCGCAGATGCGCCCGTTGCCCAAGCCGAAGGAAGGCGAAATCCTTATCGGTGTGCGCGCTGCCGGCGTCAACAGGCCGGACGTGGCCCAGCGCATGGGAACGTATCCGCCGCCGCCGGGCGCGTCCGATCTGCCCGGACTGGAAGTGGCCGGCGAAGTCGTGGCCACGGGCGACGGCGTAAGGCGCTGGCACAGGGGCGACCATGTGACGGCGCTCACGCAGGGCGGCGGCTATGCCGAATACTGCGCCGTGCACGAAACCAACGCGCTGCCCGTTCCGCATGGCTTCACCTTCACCGAGGCGGCAGCCCTGCCCGAAACCTTCTTCACCGTATGGCACAACGTGTTCCAGCGGGGCGCCCTGAAGCCGGGCGAGACGCTGCTGGTCCATGGCGGTTCCTCCGGCATCGGCACCGCCGCGATCCAGCTCGGCGTGGCCTTCGGATCGACCGTGCTGGCGACCGCCGGCACGGAGGCCAAATGCGCGGCCTGCACGGATCTGGGCGCGGCGCGGGCCATCAACTACCGCGACGAGGATTTCGTGGAGATCGTGAAGGAGATGACCGATGGCCGCGGGGCGGACGTCATTCTCGACATGGTCGGCGGTGATTATATCGACCGCAACTATGAGGCGGCGGCGATGGACGGTCGCATCGTCCAGATCGCCTTCCTGGCCGGTGTCAAGGCGACGGCCAATTTCTCGAAGCTGATGAGGAAGCGCCTCACCCACACCGGCTCGACGCTCCGCCCGCGCTCGACCGCCTTCAAGGGGCAGATCGCCACGGAGCTCGAGGCCCATGTCTGGCCGCTTCTGGCCGCCCGCAAGGTCGCTCCCGTCATGGATATGATCTTCCCGCTCAGTGAGGCCTGGCGGGCCCATGAGCGCATGGAGGAAGGCGAGCACATAGGCAAGATCGTGCTGGACGTGGCGTAG
- a CDS encoding 5-(carboxyamino)imidazole ribonucleotide synthase, with the protein MKRPLSPGKTVGIIGGGQLGRMLAMAAARLGFRTIVLEPDAECPAAQVTNSQIVAPYNDAEALEQLTAASDVVTYEFENIPIQAARAVAGRVALFPPTEALEAAQDRLTEKIFLNSTGISTARFVSVDSDEALALALKDFGSSGVLKTRRMGYDGKGQRVFRNATSRETAGAHAELGGVPLLLESLMPFEREISVIAARGADGSMVAYDPAENEHRGGILRRTLVPARISARTARDAQDAAFQILRTLDYVGVIGVEFFVLEDGAIVANELAPRVHNSGHWTEAACACSQFEQHIRAIAGLPLGDTTRLADCEMHNLLGDEQDKAAQLLAEKDVVVHLYGKAESRPDRKMGHFTRLIRG; encoded by the coding sequence ATGAAGCGGCCGCTTTCGCCGGGAAAGACCGTCGGCATCATCGGCGGCGGCCAGCTCGGGCGGATGCTGGCCATGGCTGCTGCCCGGCTCGGGTTCCGCACCATCGTGCTGGAGCCGGACGCGGAGTGCCCGGCAGCGCAGGTGACGAACAGCCAGATCGTCGCGCCATACAACGACGCCGAGGCGCTGGAGCAGCTCACGGCGGCAAGCGACGTGGTCACCTACGAGTTCGAGAACATACCGATCCAGGCCGCCCGGGCGGTGGCCGGCCGCGTTGCGCTTTTCCCGCCGACCGAAGCGCTGGAAGCGGCCCAGGACAGGCTGACCGAAAAGATATTCCTGAATTCCACAGGGATATCCACAGCCCGGTTCGTTTCTGTGGATAGCGACGAGGCTCTGGCGCTTGCGCTCAAGGATTTCGGCAGCAGCGGCGTGCTCAAGACCAGACGCATGGGCTATGACGGGAAGGGCCAGCGCGTTTTCCGCAACGCCACCTCGCGCGAGACGGCGGGCGCTCACGCGGAACTGGGCGGGGTGCCGCTCCTTCTCGAGAGCCTGATGCCGTTCGAGCGGGAGATATCCGTCATCGCCGCGCGCGGGGCCGACGGCTCCATGGTCGCCTACGACCCGGCCGAGAACGAACATCGCGGCGGCATATTGCGGCGCACGCTGGTGCCGGCGCGCATCTCGGCCAGGACCGCCCGCGACGCGCAGGACGCCGCCTTCCAGATTCTGCGAACGCTCGACTATGTCGGCGTGATCGGCGTCGAGTTCTTCGTGCTCGAGGACGGCGCCATCGTCGCCAACGAGCTGGCGCCGCGCGTCCACAATTCGGGCCATTGGACCGAGGCCGCATGCGCCTGCTCGCAATTCGAGCAGCATATCCGCGCCATCGCCGGCCTGCCGCTCGGCGACACCACGCGCCTGGCGGACTGCGAAATGCACAATCTGCTGGGCGACGAGCAGGACAAGGCTGCGCAGCTTCTGGCCGAAAAGGACGTGGTCGTGCACCTTTACGGCAAGGCGGAAAGCCGGCCCGACCGCAAGATGGGCCACTTCACGCGGCTGATCCGCGGCTGA
- the ykgO gene encoding type B 50S ribosomal protein L36 gives MKIKNSLKALKTRHRENRLVRRKGRVYIINKSNPRFKARQG, from the coding sequence ATGAAGATCAAGAACTCGCTCAAAGCGCTCAAGACCCGCCACCGGGAGAACCGCCTGGTTCGCCGCAAGGGCCGTGTCTACATCATCAACAAGTCCAATCCGCGCTTCAAGGCCCGCCAGGGCTGA
- a CDS encoding YdcH family protein encodes MNGSDQEKADVRLEFARLKQDHADFDAAIDAMIATGCDPLRIQRMKKKKLALKDRLQELEDRIIPDIIA; translated from the coding sequence GTGAATGGATCGGACCAGGAAAAGGCGGATGTTCGCCTTGAGTTCGCCCGCCTGAAACAGGACCATGCCGACTTCGACGCGGCCATAGACGCTATGATCGCGACCGGCTGCGACCCGCTGCGGATCCAGCGGATGAAAAAGAAGAAGCTCGCGCTGAAAGACCGTTTGCAAGAGCTGGAAGACCGGATCATTCCGGACATTATAGCCTGA
- the purE gene encoding 5-(carboxyamino)imidazole ribonucleotide mutase, protein MDRKRADVAIIMGSQSDWATMRHAAETLEALDIGHESLIVSAHRTPDRLYAFAKGAKDAGFRVVIAGAGGAAHLPGMTAALTPLPVFGVPVESRALSGQDSLLSIVQMPAGIPVGTLAIGRAGAVNAALLAAAVLALHDEALAGRLDAWRAEQTAKVAHKPAEEA, encoded by the coding sequence ATGGACAGGAAACGGGCCGACGTCGCCATCATAATGGGCAGCCAGTCCGACTGGGCGACCATGCGCCATGCCGCCGAGACGCTGGAGGCGCTGGACATCGGTCACGAATCGCTGATCGTTTCCGCCCACCGCACCCCCGACAGGCTTTACGCCTTCGCCAAGGGCGCAAAGGATGCCGGATTCCGCGTCGTCATAGCCGGCGCCGGCGGGGCGGCCCATCTGCCGGGCATGACCGCGGCTTTGACCCCGCTGCCGGTATTCGGCGTCCCGGTCGAATCGCGGGCGCTTTCAGGGCAGGATTCGCTTCTTTCCATCGTGCAGATGCCCGCCGGCATTCCGGTCGGCACACTGGCGATCGGCCGGGCCGGCGCGGTCAATGCGGCGCTGCTGGCGGCGGCCGTTCTGGCGCTGCACGACGAGGCCCTTGCCGGGCGGCTGGACGCCTGGCGGGCCGAGCAGACCGCAAAGGTGGCGCACAAGCCGGCGGAGGAAGCATGA
- a CDS encoding DUF1192 domain-containing protein → MGIEDEDAVKGNPQFTLGQDLSTLSVEELRRSIDLLQKEIARIEQEIAAKDSTKATAEAVFKGG, encoded by the coding sequence ATGGGCATTGAAGACGAAGACGCGGTGAAGGGAAATCCCCAGTTCACGCTCGGTCAGGATTTGTCGACGCTGTCGGTCGAGGAACTGAGGCGGAGCATCGATCTGCTGCAAAAGGAGATTGCGCGAATCGAGCAGGAGATCGCCGCCAAGGATTCGACCAAGGCCACCGCGGAGGCAGTGTTCAAGGGCGGCTGA
- a CDS encoding YdcH family protein → MSLESHLAELQRKHGDLEREINDALLHPSTDALDIARLKRRKLAIKDEIQKIRLAETRH, encoded by the coding sequence ATGTCGCTTGAATCCCATCTTGCCGAATTGCAGCGCAAACATGGCGATCTCGAACGCGAAATCAACGATGCATTGTTGCATCCCTCTACCGATGCCCTGGACATTGCCCGGCTGAAAAGACGCAAGCTGGCGATCAAGGATGAAATCCAAAAGATAAGGCTCGCCGAAACGCGGCATTAG
- the pyk gene encoding pyruvate kinase produces the protein MKRSRKVKILATLGPASSSPEMIAKLHKAGADVFRINMSHADHGLMRTLVDRIRTVEKEAGRPIGILADLQGPKLRVGAFAEKQVALKVGQEFTFDDNPEPGNATRVHLPHPEILKSVEPGHRLLIDDGRLQLEALSSDGRAIRCKVVAGNKISDRKGVSLPDTDLPLGALTEKDRKDLDAVLATGVDWIGLSFIQRPQDLADVRKVARGRAALMAKIEKPQAVKRLPEILELSDALMVARGDLGVEMPLEAVPGIQKQIIRACRRAGKPVVVATQMLESMIAAPVPTRAEVSDVATAVFEGADAVMLSAESAAGDYPVEAVATMDSIAVQVERDPTYPGIIYAQRSDPQPTGADAISLASRQIAETLKLSAIITYTSSGTTGLRAARERPMVPIIALSPVVETARRLSLVWGTHCVVSPDASDLDDMVDRACRIAYEEQFVKAGDRVIITAGVPLRTPGATNMLRIAYIDSDGLGGL, from the coding sequence ATGAAGCGTAGCAGAAAAGTCAAGATTCTCGCCACGCTCGGCCCGGCTTCGTCGAGCCCGGAGATGATCGCCAAGCTGCACAAGGCCGGCGCGGACGTCTTCCGCATCAATATGAGCCATGCCGATCACGGTCTGATGCGCACCCTCGTCGACCGCATCAGGACCGTCGAGAAGGAAGCGGGCAGGCCGATAGGCATTCTCGCCGACCTGCAGGGGCCGAAACTGCGCGTGGGCGCATTCGCCGAAAAGCAGGTTGCGCTGAAAGTCGGCCAGGAATTCACCTTCGACGACAATCCCGAACCGGGCAATGCCACCCGCGTGCACCTGCCGCACCCCGAGATTCTCAAATCCGTGGAGCCGGGGCACCGCCTGCTCATCGACGACGGGCGCCTGCAGCTTGAAGCATTGAGCAGCGACGGCCGGGCGATCCGCTGCAAGGTGGTGGCCGGCAACAAGATTTCCGACCGCAAGGGCGTCAGCCTGCCCGACACGGACCTGCCGCTGGGCGCCCTCACGGAAAAGGACCGCAAGGACCTCGACGCCGTGCTGGCGACGGGAGTCGACTGGATCGGCCTGTCCTTCATCCAGCGGCCGCAGGATCTGGCCGACGTGCGCAAGGTGGCCCGGGGCCGCGCCGCGCTGATGGCCAAGATCGAAAAGCCGCAGGCCGTGAAGCGCCTGCCGGAGATCCTGGAGCTTTCCGACGCCCTGATGGTTGCCCGCGGCGATCTCGGCGTCGAAATGCCGCTGGAGGCCGTCCCAGGCATCCAGAAGCAGATCATCCGGGCCTGCCGCCGCGCCGGCAAGCCGGTTGTCGTGGCCACGCAGATGCTGGAATCGATGATCGCGGCTCCGGTGCCCACGCGGGCCGAGGTGTCGGACGTGGCGACGGCCGTCTTCGAAGGCGCCGACGCCGTCATGCTGTCGGCCGAATCGGCCGCCGGGGACTATCCGGTCGAGGCCGTCGCGACGATGGATTCCATCGCCGTCCAGGTGGAGCGCGATCCCACCTATCCGGGCATCATCTATGCCCAGCGCAGCGACCCGCAGCCGACCGGCGCCGACGCCATTTCGCTGGCCTCGCGGCAGATCGCCGAAACGCTCAAGCTCTCGGCCATCATCACCTACACCTCGTCCGGCACGACCGGGCTGCGCGCGGCGCGCGAGCGGCCGATGGTGCCCATCATCGCGCTGTCGCCCGTGGTGGAGACGGCGCGCCGTCTCAGCCTCGTGTGGGGAACCCATTGCGTGGTCTCGCCCGATGCCAGCGACCTCGACGACATGGTGGATCGGGCCTGCCGCATTGCCTATGAGGAACAATTCGTGAAGGCGGGCGACCGGGTCATCATCACGGCAGGGGTGCCGCTGCGCACGCCCGGCGCGACCAACATGCTGCGCATCGCCTATATCGATTCGGACGGGCTGGGCGGGCTCTAG
- a CDS encoding MFS transporter, whose translation MLSSFGSIIALLLGTAFLLAGSGLHALLLPLRGQFEGFSTASLGLLGTAWAVGFIGGCFLAPRLVRRVGHVRAFSAFAATAAIVALLSGIWVDAVGWIILRIFTGFAMAGAFMVIESWLNERSTNESRGTVFGFYMMVTHASLMAGQLVVTTADVSTAVLFMLTGILFCLALIPTAISSAVTPAPLAEVSLDVKGLYQNSPVAAIACLLVGVANGAWGTLGAVYGAEIGITTLQIAVMMSIAVLAGAAGQMPVGRLSDRTDRRYVMAGAAFGSALVAIAIFLMAPRSGAVIIIMTAIYGLMAYTLYSLAVAHANDHAAPTDFVKVSSGLLLLYGFGTMAGPVLAGVLMQGLRPESLFLVTAAAHLGVAGYAMLRVSRRPPVPPEEKEAFNVLPAERAATPQALMLDPRADSEEEPGTASS comes from the coding sequence ATGCTTTCATCCTTCGGCTCCATCATTGCCCTGTTGCTGGGGACTGCCTTTCTGCTGGCGGGTTCGGGGCTGCATGCTCTGCTGCTGCCGCTGCGGGGCCAGTTCGAAGGGTTCTCGACCGCCTCTCTCGGCCTCCTGGGCACCGCCTGGGCCGTCGGGTTCATCGGCGGCTGCTTCCTCGCGCCGCGCCTGGTGCGCCGGGTCGGCCACGTGCGCGCCTTCAGCGCTTTTGCCGCGACTGCGGCGATCGTCGCGCTGTTGTCCGGGATCTGGGTGGATGCGGTCGGCTGGATCATACTGCGCATCTTCACGGGCTTCGCCATGGCCGGGGCATTCATGGTCATCGAGAGCTGGCTGAACGAGCGCTCGACCAATGAATCGCGGGGCACGGTCTTCGGCTTCTACATGATGGTCACGCACGCGTCCCTGATGGCCGGGCAACTGGTCGTCACCACCGCCGATGTCTCGACGGCGGTCCTGTTCATGCTTACGGGCATCCTGTTCTGCCTGGCTCTCATCCCCACGGCCATCTCGTCCGCGGTAACCCCGGCGCCGCTCGCCGAGGTGTCCCTCGACGTCAAGGGGCTGTACCAGAACTCGCCGGTGGCGGCGATCGCCTGTTTGCTGGTCGGCGTGGCCAATGGAGCATGGGGGACGCTGGGAGCCGTCTACGGTGCGGAGATCGGCATCACCACGCTGCAGATCGCCGTGATGATGAGCATCGCCGTCCTGGCCGGCGCGGCAGGCCAGATGCCGGTGGGGCGGCTCTCCGACCGGACCGACAGGCGTTATGTGATGGCGGGGGCGGCGTTCGGCTCGGCGCTGGTGGCGATCGCCATCTTCCTGATGGCGCCGCGCTCGGGCGCCGTCATCATCATCATGACAGCGATCTACGGTCTGATGGCCTACACCCTCTACTCGCTGGCCGTCGCCCATGCCAACGACCACGCGGCGCCCACCGACTTCGTGAAGGTGTCGAGCGGCCTTCTCCTGCTCTACGGGTTCGGCACCATGGCCGGGCCGGTTCTGGCGGGCGTCCTCATGCAGGGGCTGCGGCCGGAAAGCCTTTTCCTGGTCACCGCAGCCGCACATCTGGGCGTGGCCGGCTATGCCATGCTGCGCGTTTCCCGCCGTCCTCCGGTTCCGCCCGAGGAGAAAGAGGCCTTCAACGTGCTGCCTGCCGAGCGGGCGGCAACGCCGCAGGCCCTCATGCTCGATCCGCGCGCCGATTCGGAAGAGGAGCCGGGAACCGCTTCTTCCTGA
- a CDS encoding DUF1013 domain-containing protein: MANALLMPKATAVWLVDNTALSFEQIADFCRLHPLEVGAIADGDAAQGIKGMDPVMTGQLTRDEIAKGEADPNYRLKLSEPKVRVPETKRKGPRYTPLSKRQDRPNAILWLVRNHPELKDAQISRLVGTTKSTIEQIRNRTHWNSANLVPMDPVTLGLCSQIDLDMEVHRAARYAPPAEAAGDTLLPASETEGLDVGDNAAEQAPEDKELDADAVFAKLSSLKRGDEEEDEGSDKE; the protein is encoded by the coding sequence ATGGCCAACGCACTACTCATGCCCAAGGCAACCGCCGTCTGGCTGGTCGACAACACCGCCCTGTCCTTCGAGCAGATCGCCGACTTCTGCCGGCTGCACCCGCTCGAAGTGGGGGCCATCGCCGATGGCGACGCGGCGCAGGGCATCAAGGGAATGGACCCGGTGATGACCGGCCAGCTCACCCGCGACGAAATCGCCAAGGGCGAGGCCGATCCCAACTACCGCCTGAAGCTTTCCGAGCCCAAGGTGCGCGTTCCCGAAACCAAGCGCAAGGGCCCGCGCTATACGCCACTTTCCAAGCGCCAGGACCGACCCAACGCCATTCTCTGGCTGGTGCGCAACCATCCTGAGCTGAAGGACGCGCAGATCTCGCGCCTCGTCGGCACGACCAAGTCGACCATCGAGCAGATCCGCAACCGCACGCACTGGAACTCGGCCAACCTCGTGCCGATGGACCCGGTGACGCTCGGCCTGTGCTCGCAGATCGACCTCGACATGGAGGTCCACCGCGCCGCCCGTTACGCCCCCCCGGCGGAAGCTGCCGGCGACACGCTGCTCCCTGCGTCCGAGACGGAAGGCCTGGATGTCGGCGACAACGCCGCCGAACAAGCGCCCGAGGACAAGGAACTGGACGCCGACGCCGTGTTCGCCAAGCTGTCCTCCCTGAAGCGCGGCGACGAAGAAGAAGACGAAGGCAGCGACAAGGAATAG